From Glycine max cultivar Williams 82 chromosome 11, Glycine_max_v4.0, whole genome shotgun sequence, the proteins below share one genomic window:
- the LOC114574126 gene encoding putative lipid transfer protein precursor produces MERFVRLLTVVLAMAMVLAAPAHAQISTPCSTSMINGFFNPCMNFLTNSSGNGNGTSPTAECCNSIKSLTSGGMDCLCLIMTGNVPFRIPINRTLAISLPRTCNLPRLPLQCKSSPLPAPGPAAFGPSLSPSAPSLSPEASSVLPSPSLAPLSDITPPLLTPSSATTGSGRSDLTPSSAMPSYRFLPSVVLIALGFAVLKHY; encoded by the exons ATGGAACGTTTTGTGCGCCTCCTAACTGTTGTATTAGCCATGGCTATGGTGCTGGCTGCACCAGCCCACGCTCAGATCAGCACGCCATGCAGCACATCAATGATAAACGgctttttcaacccttgtatgaATTTCCTCACAAATAGCAGTGGCAATGGCAATGGCACTTCACCTACTGCTGAGTGCTGCAATTCCATCAAGTCCCTCACAAGTGGCGGCATGGACTGTTTGTGTCTCATTATGACTGGCAATGTTCCCTTTAGAATACCAATCAACCGAACCCTGGCCATCTCTCTTCCTCGTACTTGCAATTTGCCTCGTCTTCCACTTCAATGCAAAA GTTCACCACTTCCAGCTCCAG GACCTGCGGCTTTTGGGCCATCTCTTTCTCCATCTGCTCCATCTCTTAGTCCTGAAG CTTCCTCTGtacttccttcaccttctttgGCACCACTGTCTGACATAACCCCTCCTCTTTTGACTCCATCATCTGCAACCACGGGAAGTGGTCGTTCTGATCTGACTCCATCTTCTGCCATGCCATCTTACCGTTTTCTACCTTCAGTTGTGTTGATTGCGTTAGGATTTGCTGTTCTTAAACACTATTAG
- the LOC100500289 gene encoding Non-specific lipid transfer protein GPI-anchored 5-like precursor, translating into MAHTKVDMGLVLVVMAMLCAGAAAQSQSSCTNVLVSLSPCLNYITGNSSTPSSGCCSQLASVVRSQPQCLCQVLSGGGSSLGININQTQALALPVACKVQTPPTSQCNNAAASPPTGTVAESPNSAPSGTGGSKNLPTTDNGSSSGNSIKLSIPLILILAATYVSTFTTY; encoded by the exons ATGGCACACACAAAAGTGGATATGGGTTTGGTTTTGGTGGTAATGGCCATGCTATGCGCAGGAGCTGCAGCTCAATCTCAATCGAGTTGCACAAATGTGTTAGTGAGCCTGTCACCGTGCCTTAACTATATCACAGGGAATTCTTCAACCCCATCTTCAGGATGCTGCTCACAGCTTGCCAGTGTGGTGCGCTCACAACCACAATGCCTATGTCAGGTTCTTAGCGGCGGTGGATCATCACTGGGGATCAACATTAACCAAACTCAGGCTCTGGCTTTGCCTGTTGCTTGCAAGGTGCAGACCCCACCCACCAGTCAATGTAACAATG CTGCTGCTTCACCACCAACAGGAACAGTTGCGGAATCTCCAAATTCAGCTCCATCAG GAACCGGAGGATCCAAAAACCTACCCACAACTGATAATGGCTCATCCAGCGGGAATTCCATCAAGTTATCGATTCCTCTGATACTTATTTTGGCAGCAACATACGTGTCAACTTTCACAACATACTGA